The DNA sequence CGAACTGCCTTTCCTATTTTGTATGAATTTCAGAATTATTTTACTGAATCCATGTGTGCGATCAAATCCAATACTTTGTTTGAATAACCCCACTCATTGTCATACCAGCTTACTACTTTTACAAAGTTACCGTTCAAAGCGATACCAGCGCCAGCATCGAAAACTGAAGTGCGTGATTCGTGAATGAAGTCAGATGAAACTACGGAATCTTCAGTATAACCAAGGATACCTTTCATGGTAGTTTCAGAAGCTAATTTCATTGCAGCTTTGATTTCGTCGTAAGAAGCAGCTTTTTCCAAACGTACAGTTAAGTCAACTACAGAAACGTCGGCAGTTGGTACACGGAAAGCCATACCTGTTAATTTGCCATTCAATTCAGGAATTACTTTACCTACAGCTTTAGCAGCGCCGGTAGATGAAGGAATGATGTTTCCTAAGATTGAACGACCACCACGCCAGTCTTTTGCAGATGGAGCATCAACTGTTTTTTGAGTATTTGTAGCAGCATGTACTGTTGTCATCAAACCTTCAACGATGCCATAGTTATCGTTCAGTACTTTAGCGATAGGAGCTAAACAGTTAGTCGTACATGAAGCGTTTGAAACGATATCCATGTCAGCTTTGTAAGCTTCGAGGTTAACACCACAAACGAACATAGGAGCGTCGTTAGAAGGAGCAGAGATAACTACTTTTTTTGCACCACCAGCAATGTGAGCTTTTGCTTTGTCAATTGTAGTGAAAACGCCAGTTGACTCAACAACATAGTCAGC is a window from the Aquipluma nitroreducens genome containing:
- the gap gene encoding type I glyceraldehyde-3-phosphate dehydrogenase, which translates into the protein MSKIKIGINGFGRIGRLVFRAAQERNDVQIVAVNDPFLDLDYLIYMLNYDTVHGRFQGTAENKGGKLFINGVEVAFFAEKDPANIGWGASGADYVVESTGVFTTIDKAKAHIAGGAKKVVISAPSNDAPMFVCGVNLEAYKADMDIVSNASCTTNCLAPIAKVLNDNYGIVEGLMTTVHAATNTQKTVDAPSAKDWRGGRSILGNIIPSSTGAAKAVGKVIPELNGKLTGMAFRVPTADVSVVDLTVRLEKAASYDEIKAAMKLASETTMKGILGYTEDSVVSSDFIHESRTSVFDAGAGIALNGNFVKVVSWYDNEWGYSNKVLDLIAHMDSVK